A stretch of the Corylus avellana chromosome ca6, CavTom2PMs-1.0 genome encodes the following:
- the LOC132185757 gene encoding uncharacterized protein LOC132185757, producing MVETSMTKKKAKREVEKREEEVGKVEEERRELGRDQPRFAVADYEMGWEEYYCPWLGGAVDEQMSWGSLWLPFWDVEFMCEDYSAFFGDVAWDDDIWNVRGIMEVPKP from the coding sequence ATGGTGGAAACGTCAATGACAAAGAAGAAGGCCAAGAGGGAAGTTGAGAAGAGGGAAGAGGAGGTGGGGAAGGTGGAGGAGGAGAGGAGGGAATTAGGCAGAGATCAGCCCCGGTTTGCTGTGGCAGATTATGAGATGGGTTGGGAGGAGTACTACTGTCCGTGGCTGGGTGGTGCTGTGGATGAGCAAATGTCATGGGGGTCCCTTTGGCTGCCGTTTTGGGATGTTGAGTTTATGTGTGAAGATTATAGTGCATTCTTTGGTGATGTTGCTTGGGATGATGATATTTGGAACGTGAGGGGTATCATGGAGGTACCAAAACCATGA